The following proteins are encoded in a genomic region of Leptotrichia sp. oral taxon 215 str. W9775:
- a CDS encoding low temperature requirement protein A → MTTLIKHKRVEFSELFYDLVFVFAISKATTLIDHLHNGILTWNS, encoded by the coding sequence ATGACAACTCTTATTAAACATAAACGTGTAGAATTTTCAGAACTTTTTTATGACCTAGTTTTTGTTTTTGCAATTTCAAAAGCAACTACTTTAATTGACCATCTTCATAACGGTATTTTGACTTGGAATTC